One region of Channa argus isolate prfri chromosome 20, Channa argus male v1.0, whole genome shotgun sequence genomic DNA includes:
- the LOC137105871 gene encoding ankyrin repeat and SOCS box protein 12-like, with the protein MIQSRTTEEELYTCEISHLRQAVLKNNDRLVERMLCQEIYKKVINCRGGWGVAGTPLHAAVSKGHLSCLQVLLAHGALVDCVDVKAQTPLFAAVRGKYLDCVLALLRAGANPNGNPSNNSSPVLTAAREGDVEILKGLLKHGAEVNSRSKVLLWTSSARVLSGPLYLAAVYGHMECFKLLLIYGADPDYNCTNAKLLSSVKQPKTVLEMCLRHGCGIEYIQLLIDFGANVYLPTLIIEKSTKQNEAVELLLQERGNPKTLMSQCRLAIRKYLKKIDKIHRIDQLELPTTLINFLQYNSAPVAVLYK; encoded by the exons ATGATTCAATCAAGGACCACTGAAGAAGAACTATATACTTGTGAAATTTCACACCTCAGACAAGCTGTGttgaaaaacaatgacagacTTGTTGAAAGAATGCTTTGCCAAGAAATCTACAAGAAAGTCATCAACTGCAGAGGTGGCTGGGGCGTTGCGGGCACGCCCCTGCACGCCGCCGTGTCTAAAGGCCATCTCAGCTGTCTGCAGGTGCTGCTAGCCCACGGCGCCCTGGTAGACTGCGTGGATGTGAAGGCTCAGACGCCTCTCTTTGCAGCTGTTCGTGGGAAATACCTCGACTGCGTCTTAGCTCTCCTGAGAGCAGGAGCCAACCCCAATGGGAACCCGTCCAATAATAGCTCACCAGTTCTCACTGCTGCGCGAGAGGGTGATGTAGAGATATTGAAGGGACTCCTTAAACACGGCGCAGAGGTGAACTCACGCTCCAAGGTCCTGCTCTGGACCTCCAGTGCCAGGGTGTTGAGTGGACCGCTGTACCTGGCTGCTGTTTACGGCCACATGGAATGTTTTAAGCTGCTGCTCATCTACGGGGCAGATCCTGATTACAACTGCACAAATGCAAAGTTGCTGAGTTCTGTCAAGCAGCCTAAAACTGTGCTGGAGATGTGCCTCAGGCACGGCTGTGGCATAGAGTACATCCAGCTGCTGATCGACTTTGGTGCAAACGTCTACCTCCCAACACTCATCATTGAGAAGTCAACGAAGCAGAACGAGGCTGTGGAACTGCTTCTGCAGGAAAGAG GAAATCCAAAGACCTTGATGTCACAGTGCCGGCTTGCCATCAGAAAATACCTCAAAAAGATTGACAAGATCCACCGTATCGATCAGCTGGAATTGCCAACAACTCTTATTAACTTCTTGCAATACAATTCAGCCCCTGTTGCTGTTCTGTATAAATAA